The genomic stretch ccttccGCTTTCCCCCCTACCTTTAGCAGTTGTTGAAACCTGGTGTTCAAAACTAGACCCAGTATTTCAGCTGGGGCCTTAGCTGCACTGAGTTCAATGAGGGAAGTACTTCACATCTTGGAAGAATAAAAGGTGATGTATTCCACAGTAACATATGCAACACTGTTTTCAACTTAGGTTAAATCCTACTAGATACTTACCATCCAAAATGTCTATAAGTGGGGTTCCTGGAGCAATGGGGATGTTTGATGTCTCATTGATGATGTTGAGGAGTGATTTGACTTCTGATTCTAGATGTTCCActgtttttattactttctgaTGAAAACAAGGGAGACATGGGGGAAGGAGACAGTCAAAAGGTCAAGTGAAAGGAGATGAACCACATTTGTTAGCAAAAGTGCAAATCTAATGCTAACAGCTAATTTTATTTATAGTGTGCAATGCagatataaatatttcttgtcTTATGCTGCCCTCTAGTGGCATAAAGTATTAAAACTTTGTTTCACAAGAGTTAAATTGCAACGCCTCTGTGTAAAGAATCACCCATAATTTGACTTCCTGGGGGGAGCTTTGCATTAATTGGCTTTTTGGAGAATTGTGAACTGACATCTGAAAACCAGTCAGAATAGAATAAAATTAAGAAGAGACAGTGCCTAGTAAGCAGCATTCTTTCTTTGGTCGAAAGGATGGGGCAGAGCTCTGGTAAGGTTAAGGAGCTAGTACAGTAGCTCGTACCTCTTCAATAATATCTAAGCGTTCGTGGATTGCATCATGTTCATTACACCAGCTTCCTCCTCCCAGACTTCCAGGTAACACACTGACagggtctgcagcagctggaaaaataGCCACATTTAATTAGCAGGAGGTTTTTAATAGCAGTCCTTACCTTTCTGACTTCTGAAGTGGTATTTTGCTTGCTAAACAGCATTCTTTATGAAACCAAATGTAAGAGTCCCAGGTAGTAACTGAATCCCCCAATAATTACGCCTGTACCCTTGTGCTGTGAGTATTTCCTTGCCCATCCACATTGTCAGGATTTGTTGGAACAAGGTGTTTTCTCTTGCCaggggtatttttttgttttgtttgtgtatgtgtttgtttCACATGATCTGGTTTTTCCTACCTGTGTAGGGTAAGTTTATAGACTGTAACTCAGTCTCTTACAAGTATACAATCTAAGTGCTGGGAAGATCTGCCTTACTCATCAGCTTCTTTGAGACTTTCTTCACAAGCAGCTGGTACTATAAAGCTTTGAAGAGTAAATAAGTTCTTCCACTTACACCCCAAATGGGTAATAGCTGGTTATTCCACAGTGTCAGAAACTTGTTCATAACAGTCTGATTTTTGTGATGATAatggaaacaataaaaatgcGTACAGCTCATGCTAGTTACTGACCAAGTCACCAACACACGCTGCTAGACATGAAGTCACTTACCTCTGTCATTTACCTTTTTACCTGTCAGTACTCATGAACTGTTGTTCTTTGAATGCTTCATTCTGCAGGTTCTACTCCATGAAAGGTCAGTACCGACTGGTGTCAGTGCTTTAATGTAGCCAATTTCCTTTCATAGCTTTTGTGTATCAGTAACATTTAGTTTTTAATATGTGTACACAGAACTGTAACGGAGTATTTTAAAACCCACTAAAGTGATAGCGCATCTTGCTTCATATAAAGTTGGGTCTTGTTCTTGTTTGAGGCCTGAGGAACCCATAATAATGGGAAAGCAGCAGTAACTCATTCAGTTGTTTGGTTGTAACGAAGACAGAGGAACCTGTGAGCTTGTGTTACAAAGAACACTAAGAAACATAAAATCAACTAGTTCTGTCTTCAGTACTGTTGTGTGAGAGCAGTGACTGGGAACTGCTGCGGTGTTTCATCACAGGTCTCTTCTAAAATTTCTGGAGTGCAGGTACCACATGATGGTGAACACGTCAGTAAGGATTGTAGCCATTGCAGTTTGATGGGCTGAGAGATGTACCCGGAACAGTATCCTTGAATATCCAGTATCCTTGAAATTGGAGGccagaggaaggggaagaggaggggattAAAATATGATCCGATGTACTAGGCGAAATTGTTTTGGCAGAGCTTTAGAGAGAATGTTTGGTTGTTCATTTGTTGGATTTTGATCCGGAGCTTTTTGATACCTTCACCAGGAGGTGGTGCTGTTAGGACAGGATCCCAAAGGCTTACATCTGGCTGTTGGCGGCGAACTGATAAAATACAGTGGGTACTTAAACTGCTTTGCAGTTGGccctctcctgcctcctccctgtcGGTGTTTCAGGAGTGTTCTTACCTTGTAACTTAGTGCTTAAGTGAACCATGCTActttgcaaaattatttcttgtttACATAGTTTTTTTCCATGATGTCTGGAACAACATGGAGATACTGAAAttctgtgttagaaatggaggtTTACAAAGCAGTGGCCACTTTTTGTCTACAAACTTTGGCTTTCCTAAGAATGGGAAAGTAAGCTCCATTTTACTGTCAGAGATTAATAAATAACCACCTTTCCAATATTTCCAGCTCTAGCTCTCTGCATCAAGGTTGATGGCCTGACTCAGCTGTATGCTGAACTGCCATCAACAGTGTTGGAGAGAGAACAAGGGCAAGCAGAAGGCATAGTGATGATGTAACTGTGGATTGGTTGTTGACTGATAGGAATATTCCCAGATCTAACTACAAGTGAACTGTGAAAAGAGGCAGCAGAAATCATTATGTGGACTAAGAGCAAATCAGAAAATTGAAGAATCCCCCAGGAGGCTATTTTTGACTATATTAACCTCTCTGTAGATGCCTGGATCACAAGGTTGCATAGACACTTTGGGTGAAGGCCAGCATCAGTGGTATGTGGTTGTTAAAGGAGGTTTAGGCCAACGTAAGTTACGTGTTTAGTTTGTCCCCTAGAAATGGGAGTGCAAGAGGGTTAATGCTggctagtgacaggacaaggggtaaggggttaaaacttaaacaggggaagtttagattggctgtaaggaggaaattctttcctgttagggtggtgagacactggaatgggttgcccagggaggttgtgagtgctccatccctggtggtgttcaaggccaggttggatgaagccttgggtgagatggtttagtgtggggtgtccctgcctatatcaggggggttggaactggatgatcttgaggtcctttccaaccctaactgttctaggATTCTAAGTTAGTGTTGGCCGCTTCTCTGGTCATTCACCTTCTCTTATACTGATCCATTAAAGAAAGGCCAGAGCTctggtgctgcaggagaagAAGAATCAGCTGTCTGTCCTGCCCTAATCAGACTCTGACCCACGCTGGCCTTTCCAAGGTGCCTAAATGGCATGGTGGGCATGTGTGTTGGCACTGTGCAGGGGCTCCTTTCACCTCTCCTGGTACAGGACCTTAACTCTGCAGAGTGACTTTTTGAAGCAGAATTTACGTAAGGTCTTAACCCAAATTGCCACTTTAATCAGTCCTTTAGCTTAGCCCTTCTGTGTGAAAGGGCTTTTGTTTGTGCTTCATTCAGCACAAATTTCTGCATTGGCCTGACTGCTACTTTAGGCAGGTGTATGTAGATGGGGAGGTTAGAGATGATGGATGACTGTCATTTTTTCAAAGCAGGGTGTGCCATGATAGGTATGTACAGCCAAGGTAAGGTTGTTGCAtctcactgtgagggtggcaaaACACTAACAAAGTGTGCACGTGCACATCTAGAGAACTAGGTGTGAAGGTGGTGTTGTGAAACGCAGGACTCAGTAGTACTTGGTTCTTTGGGGTGGTTTGTTCCTTGGCTGGGGTTGTCTCTTCTAACATGGAGACAGACAGCTTTCTGACACTCGgggtgcactgctgtgttatAAACTAGAATGGGCTTACCAGAGGAGGAGGATATGTCTCACCCAAGTTTGATAGGACTATAAGATGTTACTCAGAACCACAGGACTCGCACAGTGCGTAAAGAATTTGAGAAGTAGTCTGAGCCTAAGTGTCTCAGGAAGTGCCTGATCGCTGTTGTTAACGAGTGGTAAGAGTTAGTAGAAACCAAAGAATGTCTCATGCCCAGACCTCACAGTGTGGAGGTGGCTGGGGGATGACGCAGCAGAAACCCTCTCAGCTACagcctgtgtgtctgtgtctttaGTTAGTGATTTTCACACCAAAGCAGAGGTGGTCTTGCATTTGCGATTGCCCCTTCACCACCATGCCAGAAGAGCAGAGTACCAGGCGCGggtggttgctgctgctgtctggcaGCCAGTGCTTGTTCAGtgtagttttcttctgttttctgagaCCTGGCTTGGGGCTTTGGCTGTTAAAATCTCTGATTGTTATTTTGTTGTCTGGCTTTAGCTCTTAACCCACAGCCTTTATCTCTAGGATGGGCTGCTCACAGTACACATCCGGTCCCTTGTAAATAAGGCATGTATCTGGGTCACTATGGTCAAACAATTCAGCTGAAGCAATAATTTCCATGTGCTCAAAGAGAATCACATGTTGCTTACGAGTGCTGCCCTTATTTATATTGTAGTTGGTGAAAGAAAATTACACGGTCTGCCTTTGGCACTGACCTTCTCCAGCAGCATCTCTACCTCACATGATAATAGCAGTCACCTTGTAAAGGAAGTGAAGAATGGAAGGCTGCAGTGGAAGCCATGTAAGCAAAACGCCTTTTAGGATACTTCAATGTACTTGCTCTCTTGCTGCCgaggaaacattttaaaaatgtaaattacttGCCTATGTGTCAAAGCATATGCATAAATGCACAAAACTTTCACAGTAAATTCTAAAGCTAAAAGCTTTTAACAGTAACCTGTTCTTTGTATGTTGtataaattacatatttatAATGTGTGGGTACTCGTGATTTCTGATAGCTTAAGAAAATGTGTAGGAGGCATATTTCAATGtattaaatgtttcatttcaaacaAAGGATTACTTCAGGCAGGTATTTATTGTAACATTTCAGTATGGCAGAGACACGTTACCTTTCAAGAAAGAACATTATCTTTCAGTTAATTTCCCATTTGCAAATTCCCACCTCATGTTTCCTGCAAGTAAGGCATTCAATTATTGAAGTCCATTCTATTTGATATATCGGTAGTTATTTTCCATCAGGAATGAGAACTCTCTTGTTCAAGATAAGAAAACAACCTGcaccttttttcctctgattaAGTCTCTTATGCTATGTTGCTGGTGCCTATGAGGGTGGGTGGTTCTAACTGACCAATGCTGTCATACAGTCAGACACCAGTAGATGGAGCAGGAAAATGGAGAATCTCTGAGTTGGTTGCTAATAAGGGTATGTTTAATAAAAGAATATGCTTAATGTTTGAAAGAAGGAGCATAATAAAGAGTAAAGATATATGGAACATGGTCAGCCTGACTGTACAGAACTTGATCTTATAGCAGGGGATAGAAAGAGCAATGAAGTAATAACTGAAACAATCTTAGCAAACAGGTTAAGAGCAAAGGCCTAAAACTGACAGAGCTGAAGTACACAATCACACACATATAAAAGGTCTTTGCAAGTATCCTTCCTAAAGATGCATTGCTGGTCAAACCGAAGTTACAGGCTTGAAATAGAAATTACTGGGTTGGGTTCTTTGGTCTGTGTTATGGAGAAGGTCAAGCTGAGTCCTGAAAGTCCATAAAATTCCTTTTGCACCATTCTGTGAACAGTGTGGTTTTGAAAGTTAACTGAAAGTTCATGTTTGCTCAGTAGGGAGAGGAGGGGTAAAACTAAGCAGGCCACAAACCTAATGAAAGAGAGTGACATTGAAACAAGAACCAGATGGCAAATAAGGAAGGCTGAAATCGTGTAAGAGACTAAAGGGAATAAAGGAGACCATGTAAAGCTCTTCAAGAAAATGTGCTATGCTGTGTGTTCTTATTTGCACTGCCTTATGTTTAGCAGTATCTTTTTATTCCTGGAGTGTATGGCATAAGGTGGTCAGATaacttttaatgagaaaatggaGTAGTAATGGATTTATGTTCCAGTAGGAAAAAGGTCATGAACTTGAGTATCAAGTTCAAATGGTGAACCCATTAACCAGTTTGGGAGGAATGCAACAGACATCTGAAGGGATGTGTTGATCTTTACTTAAATTATTCCTGTCTAAACGTAAGTGTTGGACTCCACTTTAACAGTTATGTATAACTTTGAAGTGCTAGTTCAAGGAATTACATGATTTACAAAAGTAGTTGGTGAAGTTAACTTGCAGCTGAATACAGGAGAGGCTCAATTGCTTTGAACCTGAACTGATACTAATGCTATCAGTTATTGTCAGACCTAAGACCAAGTTAAGCCAAGACTGTTAGTCACATTTAATTCTTGGGGATGTACTCAAAGGCATCAAATTTAGTTTCCGGCTATGTCAGCCCTTAATTATGTTGGTATACTTAGATATGGAATATTGGATTAACTCTCTGTACCACTCTGCATCACCAGTGTGCCCAAATCAATTTTAAgctgtattatatatataatttaacTTGTATCAAATTTTATTGTTAG from Lathamus discolor isolate bLatDis1 chromosome 3, bLatDis1.hap1, whole genome shotgun sequence encodes the following:
- the PLAC9 gene encoding placenta-specific protein 9; its protein translation is MLFLWVLAFILVLQEQDLLAAADPVSVLPGSLGGGSWCNEHDAIHERLDIIEEKVIKTVEHLESEVKSLLNIINETSNIPIAPGTPLIDILDDTS